The stretch of DNA GTCCGCCTCACCGGCAACGGGGACGTGGACCGGGTCGCGCTGGGTCAGGAGCTGCGTCGCACAGCCGAGGATGGGTTCACCGGGACGGGCGTGAAGCTCTACTACGCCGGGCTGCCCTTCCAGATCTACTACATGGACCGGATCGTCCAGGGCGACATGAGCCTCTTGACTCCCGTGGTCTTCGGCCTGGTGGCGCTGGTCCTGGGGCTCTTCTACCGTCGCCTGGCGGGCGTATTTCTGCCGCTGGCGGGCGTGGGGTTCGCCGTGATCTGGAGCCTGGGGCTCATGGGGCTCACCGGGACCCCCATCTCTCTCCTGACCGGCGTCCTCCCGGTTGTGTTGGTGGCGGTGGGCTCGGCCTACGCCATCCACATGGTTAGCCGCTACGTGGATGAAAGGCGACTCTGCGACGACCGGCGCGAGGCGACCCGGCTCGCTTTCTCCCACGTCGGGGTGCCGGTGCTCTTCGCCGGGCTGACCACGGTGGTCGGCTTCGGGTCCCTGGCGAGCGCCAACATCCAGATTATCCGGGAAATGGGCCTCTTCGCCGCCTTCGGCATCTTCGGCGCCACCGTCATCTCCCTGACCCTGGTCCCGGCGGTCCTGGCCATAATCGGCGGCTCGGTGAAGCGGGACTTCGTGAACCGCATGGTCGAGCCGGGAAAATTCTCCCACGCCACGGCCCGCTTCATCGAGAGGCGCCCGAGGCTCATCTGCCTCGGCGTACTGGTCCTCTTCGTCGCGTGTATCGTCGCCCTCCCCTACGTGCGGCGCGAGGTGAACCTGGTCGAGTTCTTCCCGGAGGACTCCACCATGCGCTCGAGCGAGCGTGTCATAGAAAAACACTTCGGCGGCAGCGTGCCGATGCAGGTGTACGTGCAGGGGGACATCCGCCACCCCAGCGTCCTGGCGCGCATGGAGCGCATCGAGAAGCTGATGCGTTCCCAGGTTGGGCACGGCGCCCAGAGCATCGGGGCGCTCCTGCGCGAGCAACGCCGGATCGTTCAGGTTGACCGGTTCGTTCCCCT from bacterium encodes:
- a CDS encoding MMPL family transporter; this translates as MDKIAAFVVRHRWPVLVAVLAVTGFFFWGMGKLVVKTDFMASIDPEEPVVKLYDYMGETFGGNDVALVGLEADDVFRRDVLGAMRGFARKAEALAGVDSVLCLTEMMDIKKTEGGIEVGDLFAPGELPDQKDIDAQRGYILGKEMYTGIFVSPSGKFAVILVRLTGNGDVDRVALGQELRRTAEDGFTGTGVKLYYAGLPFQIYYMDRIVQGDMSLLTPVVFGLVALVLGLFYRRLAGVFLPLAGVGFAVIWSLGLMGLTGTPISLLTGVLPVVLVAVGSAYAIHMVSRYVDERRLCDDRREATRLAFSHVGVPVLFAGLTTVVGFGSLASANIQIIREMGLFAAFGIFGATVISLTLVPAVLAIIGGSVKRDFVNRMVEPGKFSHATARFIERRPRLICLGVLVLFVACIVALPYVRREVNLVEFFPEDSTMRSSERVIEKHFGGSVPMQVYVQGDIRHPSVLARMERIEKLMRSQVGHGAQSIGALLREQRRIVQVDRFVPL